The genomic interval gatctaggatcaggcccccGGTCCATATAATTATGTAATTATGATTTGAAAgtcaaaactgatcctagatcagcactcatactctAATACTgtttatgaatatgggccctggtttCTTCTTATTGAAGATGTTCTATCTTGAAGCTAACATAATGGTGTCCTGTCACCTGTCCCATGTCCTTGTCCAACCACCAGGAAGTTTGACTATGACCGTGCCATGCAGCTTCTCCTTAACTACCATACCAGTCGGCGGGCCTGGCCTGAGGTCTTCCAGGACCTGAAACCTTCCACTATCAAACATGTGTTAGACCTGGGCTTCCTCACTGTCCTGCCCCATCCAGACCCTAATGGACGCTACATCCTCTGTCTCAGACCTGGTCAGTGTGTTAGCTCGCACTATCTAATGTATTTCCATGTCCAAGAAGGGCTCTAACTTTTTTTTTTCATCTTTATTTGGTAAAACTTCATATGGACATACTCATCGTAGAAGAATAGAACAATAGAATCTAATTGTATTTAATCCATAGGGGATGGAAATGGATAATTTACAATGCCCTATGGGCTATGTATAATGAAACAATAAGGCACGGGGGGggggtggtatatggccaatataccacagctaagggctgttcttaggcacgacgcaaagCGGAGTGGctgtataccacaaacccccgaggtgccttattgctattataaactggttaccaacgtaattagtagtaaaaataaatgttttgtaatACCATTGGTATCCTGTCTGATATACGACGGCTGTCAGCCCATCAGCatccagggctcgaaccacccagtttataatacactATAATGCATGACATAGGAGCTAATAGTTGCTCATAAACATATACAGCAAAAACAAAAATTGGAATCTTGAAAACATGTCTGCCAATAGCCTTGATATAACAGATTAAAATTGTCCTATGCTTGACCTTCTTCGGTGTTACTAAATACAAATTATTTTACAACAGGAAAATGGAAAGCGAATGATTATCCATTTGAGGACAACATCCGGGCAATTTACCTGACTCTGGAGAAGCTGATTCAGCCAGAGGAGACTCAGGTTAATGGGATCGTCATCTTAGCAGACTACACTGGGGTGGGCTTGTCTCAGGCATCCAATCCGGGCCCATTCCTGGCCAAGAAGGTTGTCAGCATCCTTCAGGTAACCTTATTACTGTTCTGATATTTATGTTTTGATATTATCATCCATAACAACATGATCAAAGTACACTCAAATCAGATCTCAAATATTTATCTTATCAAACACCCTTAAGGAAGATACTCTTGGCTTGTGTATTTTGTAAATAATATTAATAGATTTGAATTTCAATGTTACATTTCAGGATAGCTTCCCAATAAGAATCAAGGCTGTTAACATCATAAATGAGCCCCGGATTTTCAAAGGGATCTTTGCAATAATTAAGCCTTTTTTGAAGGAGAAGATGGCAGAGAGGGTGAGTCTTATCTTCCTTTTTTTCTGTACACAGTAGCCTTTTGAATTTTGATCACTGCATTCAGATTTAAttgaataaaatcacattttatttgtcttatgtgccgaatacaacaggtgtaaaccttactgtgaaatgcttacttcaagcccttaaccatcattgcagttttaagaaaatagtgttaagaaaatatttactaaataaactaaagtaaaaaatgtaatacaaatgaaaaagtaacacaataaaagacaATAATGaggatatatatacaggggttataccctgatgaagacagcttgttaCCAGTGATATGATTTGAAGTgaattcaaatgtattaaaagccATTATGAATTAACTTAATCAAGTGAACAGGAGTACTTGAAGTACTGTATGCTCCTTTTGTGATTCTGTGACACATCAGCCTAACATAATTCCCTTTATTTTTCATACAGTACGTTCTCCATGGGTCAGACCTGCACTCTCTGCACCGCAACATCCCTCGATCCGTCCTGCCAGATGAGTATGGTGGGGTAGCCGGCCACCTCGACATGTCAGCCTGGTCGAAGACATTACTGGACTCTGAGGAGGAGTTTATAGTGGAGTTCTGCCAGCCAGATCCTCTAGAGGGCGTAGTTCTCCCAAACTCCATGCTGTTTGAAGGGCAGCAGCCCGGTGGTGCTGCCCAGGATGATGACACCTTCAGGGGTCTACGCTCTCAGctctactactgttactgatgACCATCACCTCTCTCTCGTTTAACTACTGTGAGgacactagcctggt from Oncorhynchus tshawytscha isolate Ot180627B linkage group LG22, Otsh_v2.0, whole genome shotgun sequence carries:
- the LOC112221764 gene encoding alpha-tocopherol transfer protein-like isoform X2 yields the protein MMSEESAPMRHIDLGSPPALEPPAAGYRFPGPPPPIYSCTLTPELVAKAREELQEKPEWRLRDVQALRDMVLKEQPNLRTRLDDAFLLRFLRARKFDYDRAMQLLLNYHTSRRAWPEVFQDLKPSTIKHVLDLGFLTVLPHPDPNGRYILCLRPGKWKANDYPFEDNIRAIYLTLEKLIQPEETQVNGIVILADYTGVGLSQASNPGPFLAKKVVSILQDSFPIRIKAVNIINEPRIFKGIFAIIKPFLKEKMAERYVLHGSDLHSLHRNIPRSVLPDEYGGVAGHLDMSAWSKTLLDSEEEFIVEFCQPDPLEGVVLPNSMLFEGQQPGGAAQDDDTFRGLRSQLYYCY
- the LOC112221764 gene encoding alpha-tocopherol transfer protein-like isoform X1, which codes for MSCGNCGISHVVLLSCNALQSRFSCTTTISAVLFYPDMYLVFVYILVAKMMSEESAPMRHIDLGSPPALEPPAAGYRFPGPPPPIYSCTLTPELVAKAREELQEKPEWRLRDVQALRDMVLKEQPNLRTRLDDAFLLRFLRARKFDYDRAMQLLLNYHTSRRAWPEVFQDLKPSTIKHVLDLGFLTVLPHPDPNGRYILCLRPGKWKANDYPFEDNIRAIYLTLEKLIQPEETQVNGIVILADYTGVGLSQASNPGPFLAKKVVSILQDSFPIRIKAVNIINEPRIFKGIFAIIKPFLKEKMAERYVLHGSDLHSLHRNIPRSVLPDEYGGVAGHLDMSAWSKTLLDSEEEFIVEFCQPDPLEGVVLPNSMLFEGQQPGGAAQDDDTFRGLRSQLYYCY